The segment TATGAATATGACAAGTCtcctacatttaatttatttttattttgcacaattcaaacaataaaaccaaataaaaatcacaacaggGAAACAAATAATATCACAGTAAGAGACAAAAAGCCAATTaggcttatttgaagcctccacctatataatatttaacgCATACAAAATTACAAACCTAAAATGCATACGATTTACTGAAAAgtgcatgtggtgtgtgtctgcggTCAAACGTTCTCTAGCAGACCTTTCAATGTCAAACTCTGCACATGCATCATtctaatatacaaaacagattatagagagaggggggggggcctgtTTCTCATGTTCTGGTCCAGCCCAATTAATAATGTTGATGGCCCGGCCCACAGAGAATAAAACTGCATGCATTAGTTATGGAGAGATAGAAGAAGCAAACTTAATCTAACCCTGTATCCCCTTCTTCCCTCCAGGTCTGGTTTCAGAACCGCAGAGCCAagtggaggaaaagagagaagtGTTGGGGTCGCAGCAGCGTGATGGCTGAGTACGGCCTCTATGGAGCGATGGTCCGTCACTCCATCCCTCTGCCGGAGTCCATCCTCAAGTCGGCCAAGGAGGGCATCACTGACTCCTATGCTCCGTGGTTATTAGGTAAATAGTCATTCCTTACATGCCAACAAGGATCATTTTAGAATTCTTATTCTTTTaccttttttagattttttttaatttttaccgAAGACATTTTAACATGACACGAAAGGAACATCTGAATGCTGAATTGTATTAAGCAGCTGCAGTTCATGTATTGTGCAGGCTGGCTCACTGTCATGGCTTAATGGGACACTTTACTTATAAGGGAGCCATCGTGAATGTTATTAGTAAGAGGTGTGCTGCCCTCACACTACTACTCAAAATATCTGCTGTGAAAAAAATGTCCTTTATTGATCTCGAGTTGAGATATTCAACCTTTTTTATATCAATATTGAGGCTCATTTTGTGAAAATCAACCGTGCTAAATCTCCTATGGCTGACAAAGCACACATAAGGTGGAGTCATTTTAAAAGACCACCACATGAACGATGTTACTTATTCATTCTTGTGTGTATCTCTGCTGTTGGGACATATTTTAGTGCTACAATGAGAGCTTGTAGAACCTGCTGCATTAGTATGTGTCTCAGTGCATGAAAAGCGGGATTAGGATGTATTCTAAAAGGAAGTGGGAGCTAAACCCGGCTCAGGTTCGAAGCCAATAAAAGTGTCAGCATTTCAATAAAACGTCGATACAGTGATAATCCTATTTAATCAGGACAGATTAGACGGCGTGTCCCCTCACGCCCCATGTCAATTGATTACTTTAAATCAATTAGGTGCTTCTAATTGAATAAGAGGTTCCATCTCCATTGGCTTTAGCTCTTAATGTAAATGTCAAATAGTACATGCACAATGTCATGCTTGTCAATCGGAGAAATTTATCAGTGAGATTTTTCGAAACATGAATGCATCAATACCTCAAATTTGACGAAACACTAAGTCTACCCCTCATCTGCAAACTCTAACTCTAATGTCCTTTTTCCTCAGGTATGCACAAGAAGTCAGTAGAAACCACACACGCCTCAACTGGAAAACCCTGCAGCCTGacgcccccacccccaccaccacctccacccccaacACAGGAGAAACCAGTGGACAAAGTGATGGAGCAGGAGATGGAGAAACGAATTAAAGACGCTGCTAACGCATCAATATCCAAGGAGGAATTGAGGGAGAACAGTATTGCTGCGCTGCGAGCGAAGGCACAGGAGCACAGCGCCAAGGTGCTCGGGACAGTTTCTGACAGAACGAACGGCCACGTGACTCATAAAGAGGAAGCTGAGGACGAGCCGGCGGAGCAGGAAACGGCAGAGGTGTTGAAGTGTGattgaaagaaaagagaaacgcTGCAGGATACAGACTGATGGTGAAGATACCTGCAGAGAGGAGTGTGCACACATTTCAGAGGCAGAAGCTTCATTGGTTGAGTTGAAGCTTGGCGCATGTGGAGACCCCCATGAGTTAGACTGAGCCTCAAACCCGCGGATCAAATATTACAATAAGAGATGCATAAATGTCTAATTATTTAGAGATTACTTGTCTGGtaactttatttgaaaaaaaggttctttgGCTCTAATGATTTGAGGGTTGGGATTAATAAACTACACAACCTTTCCCTGTTGCTTCCTGTAGGAGACAGGAGGCTGGAGCTTCACATTTACTGCAGATGTTCTGACAAAGCGCTgcgttaaataaatatatttatatttcttttaaaataaattgttaACCTTGCAGTTATGTAACCATGGCAGCTACTTTTGTGCAACAGTGACGGTAAAGACTTTTTGTGTGACGGGTCACCTTTTTCCAGAAGCATCTAGAAAGTTAAACCTGCTGCAGAGGCATTAAAGAtgaatgtgacctctgacctccctgtGATCTCAGTCGGGTGACTGAAAAGCACACAGCCAGTATAAAGTGCTGTGAAAAGATTACGATACAAGATCAaacctttttaatttcttttatcTGTTGCAATGTTTGTGATGTACATACTGAAAATATTGTCCAATAGTTAACACTGTGCGATTAAGTACAGTTAACATTCATtatctgtgtttgtctgtataAATGTAACTGTAGCCTAATTAAAAGTTACTGATATTTAAAGTCACATAGATGTTTGAGATTCACTGCAACAGTCTGTATGTGCAGGAGGAAATGACCTGTGCTCACTGTAAATCTCAGTTTATGACTTGTACTCGTGATCCTGACTTTGGCATCACAACTAGTTAGAACTTGTAAATCTGGTTGTCAACTGTATCGACAATCCTCCACGGGAACCGAAACTCAAATGACGAGACTAGCTGCCGACTATTATCTGCATCGAGAAAAACTGTCGGCGCATGAGTTTACTACCGCCCTTTAAGGCATCACTCCAGCCCTTCCTGTTGCTTGACTTCCCAAGTGATCAGTAACTCCCCCAAAACTCTCTTCGCATAGCACAGAATACTTCCACGGTCGTTATGTGGCTGCCTGGCGGATGCACTTCAAACTACATGGTTGCTCACTTTCGTCGTCGGCTCTTCAAATCTTATTTACGTGTTTTGGGTCGACGGAGATGCAACGTCACGGCGTTCATGCCGGAGGCTGCGGGGTTCGACGGCGTGTCGGACCGCTCGGCTCTGCAGGAGTTCTCCGTCTCCAACAGCGATACCTTCTGGGCCGCCGCGGCGCGTCACAGGCTGACCTGGATCCGTCCTTTCCACACGGTCCAGGACTGCGACCTGAGCCGGGGGAGAATCAAGTGGTTTGAGGGAGGACAGCTGAACGTGTCCGGTGAGATAtacatttaattagatttaaaTAACTGCATTTGGAGGTTCTAAATTAGAGGCAGGATTTTATGCTGCTTTTTGAGAAACTCTTAATAGAAAAACGTAGACAGCGAAGGCATTATAACAGTCTCTCGGTGTATAGCTACTGTGTTTTCAAAGTATCTTGAACGCAACACGTTAGCGTGGCAGATAATGGGAAgtgtcctttctgtgtgtgtgtgtttggttgactTGTTGCACATGCAGTAAACTGCCTGGACCGCCACGTGCACACCTGCCCAGAGAGGGTGGCTCTGATCTGGGAGAGGGATGaatcggggtcagaggtcaaagtcaCCTACAGGTCAGCagatcgatgtgtgtgtgtggtgttcctCCTCCTTTCGCCTCATGTGGTGTAGTTCAGTGATACTTCTTCAACAGGGAGTTGCTGGAGATGACATGCCGCCTAGGCAACCTGTTGAGACGGCACGGCGTGAAGAGAGGGGACACCGTGACCATCTACATGCCCACCTGCCCTCTGGCTGTGGCGTCCATGTTGGCCTGCGCCCGTATCGGTGCAGCACACAACGTGGTGTTCGCAGGCTTCAGTGCTGAAGCCCTCGCTGAGCGAATCCGAGACGGTGAGACGGTTTGACTGGCCTGCGGACGCTCAAGTGGCCGCATGGGAATTCAAGGACCATAAATTTAAGGCTGAACTCATATTTTATGTTATTGATCAAAAGGCGGTGTAATGTGAGAAGCAGTCGCTTGTCGTGAGGACTCCTCAGAGGGTAATCGCACACACTCTGCAGTTCCCTTCAGCTTTACTGAGCATTTAGTgcctttcagctcattgttgcAACTTAAATGATGTGGTTCTGTTAACCTTGCATCTCTCAGCAGCTTTCTTTAGTgaaaaagcccaaataaaaccttgaacACGACTTGCTCGGCACCAAACAGACGAGCCAACCCGATAAGCCGGGGAATATAATATGTCAGTCCTTTGTTAATGGTGGTGTGATACAACCCAACACAATAATGTTGAATTTATATCTGTCATAAATAGAGTTTGTTAAACTTCtaagtattcaattcaattctattcagtttatttgtatagcccaatttcacaaattacaaatttgtctcggagtgctttacaatctgtacacatagacatccctgccccaaaacctcgcatcggaccaggaaaaactcccaaataaccctagTATGATAACTATTCAAGTCAGCAGTCTGATTTTCATGTGCATCACATTCTCAGCCCAGTCCAGCACCGTCATCACGGTGAACCAGGGCGTCAGAGGAGGCAAAGTCAGCGAGCTGAAGAAGACGGTGGATACGGCCGTTCAGAGCTGCCCGGGAGTACAGCAGGTGTTTGTTGCCATGAGAACAGAGACTCCGGTTGCCATGACAGCCAGGGATGTCGccatggaggaggtgagagatcaGACCAATCGGATCTTGATTAAGATATTAATGCCAACAGCGGAGGACTACAACTGCACGGTGTCACCTTTCCCAGAATAAATGGAGATTAAAACATGTTGCCGTTGCGAATGAGTCTGTTAAAATGTATTCAATAGACTAACCGATCTGAATCAGCTAATCTGTTGAATTGAAAGTTAATTCTTGATGTTGGAAACAAAGGTTGTCTTAACAGTTGCATCATCAGGTCCATTAGTAGATGTGCTTTTTAAGCATGCCACAAGCTCTTTCTCTGCAGAGGACAAATGGAAAccgtaaaataaacatttacatgATATCAAACAATCTCCATCTGCTGTAGAAGTTCCTGTGATGAGTTGGAAAGCTACTGAATGGAGTTTGTGTTGAGGTTGCTCTGTCATCTTAATGTGTCATCACTAATCCCAATCCCTTCATGCCTGAAACAAATGTTCTCTTCAAGCAGCTTCAAAAGTCAGGTTGTGTTGCACCATGattcaaaatatacaacaaaagtCCTGATGTCCTACAGGAGATGCTAAAGGAGGATTTGGTGTGTGAGCCAGCCGCCATGAACAGCGAGGACGTCTTGTTCCTGCTCTACACATCAGGCAGCACCGGGAAGCCCAAAGGCCTCGTCCACACTCAGGCCGGATACCTGCTGTACGCTGCGCTCACACACAGGGTAAACACCCACCACGGCCTGCATGATCACAACGTGTGAAGAGACCAGAAGGAGGTCCATAATAATCCAGTGTCTGACCATTTGTAGAGGAAATCTCAGCCTGATCACAGCAGATTATTgaggagatttaaaaaaaattgtgctTTTGTTTAAGCATGATTCATttgtgtaaagttgttatttttTGTTAATTATCAAGATATATGAACTACACTTGAAGCTTGAAAAGGGTTATTTAAGAGTATTAATACACGTCTGGTTAGATCGGGGCGGTTGCTCGGCCGCCGGTGATGCAGCTTTCCCAACAACCGCTCATCCAAACAACTTGACACTTGACACGGTGCTTCCCCGGGTCTTGGGCGATACGTCCGCCAAGCGTCAAGGAGCCCAGAATGAACAAACGTCTGTCGAGAAAATGACGAATGAAATGTCCCGTAGCTCTCAAGAGCTCACACTTGACATAGCACATCCTCAGGTCTGCAGCAACACACCCGCCAAGTCTAAAGTCCATCGGTTTTACAAGAAAATCAAAGGAGGACAGACATGCAGCactaataaaacacacagaaagagactcCTTCCATTTTGGTCGGataaaaggaaacaaaatacCATTTGTTCTTTTTCTATCCTTCCCATTCGTCccatccctcttccctctcgtTACCAGTATGTCTTCAACTACCATGACGGAGATGTATTCGGCTGCGTGGCAGATATTGGTTGGATAACCGGACACAGCTACAGTGTCTACGGGCCTCTTGCCAACGGGGGAACCACTGTCCTGTTCGAGAGCACCCCCATTTACCCCGACCCAGGTATGAACATCAGCTAATGTAGGAATGTATTCGACTCGTCCTATTCTTAAACAAAAAGACAACTCTTCTGTCATTgcaactttttaaaataattgtacGATATTTCCACAGTAAAACCTTCAAAGCTGTCGTATGTTCACCTTTGTCAGCTCCACTGGTATCATCATTCTTATGGTTATGTGGTTGGATAAAATGTTAGGTGTCAGTGTGCAGTGTGTTCTCAAACATCCGCTAAGTGTTCCTGTCCTTTTCCAAGAGCTCTGCACTCTCATGTCTTTGTCTATGAATAACTGTTTACAGTTGAAGTTGAACTTGGCCATACCTTCCACACTAAAATTAGGACTTGTGTATACATAGGAGTCGGGACACATACTGTGCGTCATGTgagtcagcacacacacctggttaTCTTCACGGTGAAACTAGAACGCCCCTTCCAGTCAAAGTCTTAGTTCTCAGGCGACTGCTTCACCCTAATCTAGAGGTCAACCATTCAAATTCAGCTATGTTAGGGAGAATTTTTCCATGCGAAGGTCCAGAACatcacacaataataataacaataacgtcTCATTTCCGCTAGGATTtatgccaaatgtattgtaagtagccaacagttgtattaacgtctGCATGTAGTCAACAtctgaaattaaataaatgaataatatctaaacaatatttattgtcagatttcaaattgaactggattaattacatataatacatactcttataataaatacatgttaaagtttcaagtaaaataaaggctggataaaaaataaataaatacagaaaacaaTTGAAAAATGGGActcttaaaataaagtaaatatgaaCTGAATTATCTGGTGCGCAGGAACTTCAGTTGTGGTTCTTGAAACCACTTGTTGCAATATGACCGACGTTTCTCTTTTCCAGGTACGCCATGTGaaatgacctctctctctctcgctctctctgaccCCTGCCCTAATGTCTACATTCTGATTCAGATTCTCAGTTTCCTCCATCACATTGTGGAATatctcttttaaccctcctgttaccttcacatttactaacatattttaccctcggggtcaatttgactccagcaattaaaacctccagaaaattattagaattaatattgcttcccaagtttaagtgtgaggtactttatgtttgtttgttgactacctaaatagccctttaaatatataaaaaagttgatatttcttatatgtttgacagtgaaaaacagcctggcgtcaaattgaccccaaagaacaccgacattaaacattgaatgggg is part of the Pseudoliparis swirei isolate HS2019 ecotype Mariana Trench chromosome 12, NWPU_hadal_v1, whole genome shotgun sequence genome and harbors:
- the acss1 gene encoding acetyl-coenzyme A synthetase 2-like, mitochondrial yields the protein MWLPGGCTSNYMVAHFRRRLFKSYLRVLGRRRCNVTAFMPEAAGFDGVSDRSALQEFSVSNSDTFWAAAARHRLTWIRPFHTVQDCDLSRGRIKWFEGGQLNVSVNCLDRHVHTCPERVALIWERDESGSEVKVTYRELLEMTCRLGNLLRRHGVKRGDTVTIYMPTCPLAVASMLACARIGAAHNVVFAGFSAEALAERIRDAQSSTVITVNQGVRGGKVSELKKTVDTAVQSCPGVQQVFVAMRTETPVAMTARDVAMEEEMLKEDLVCEPAAMNSEDVLFLLYTSGSTGKPKGLVHTQAGYLLYAALTHRYVFNYHDGDVFGCVADIGWITGHSYSVYGPLANGGTTVLFESTPIYPDPGRYWEMVQRLKINQFYGAPTAIRLLLKYGDEWVHKYDRSTLKTLGSVGEPINTEAWEWYHRVVGEGRCPVLDTWWQTETGGICITPRPSEPDAEIVPGMAMRPFFGIKPVLMDTEGKVLTANGVSGALCIAQPWPGMARTIHNNHQRFIETYCLPHPGYFYTGDGAYRSKEGYYQITGRLDDVINVSGHRIGTAEIEDILNQCSAVAESAVIGYSHDLKGQGVYAFVVLKKNVVVQSADLCQQLSNMVSKKIAKYACPDFIQFVQRLPKTRSGKIMRRVLRKVVERDLDGLGDLSTLEDPVAVQEIIQGHCDLCGKQQP